In Helianthus annuus cultivar XRQ/B chromosome 9, HanXRQr2.0-SUNRISE, whole genome shotgun sequence, the following are encoded in one genomic region:
- the LOC110877286 gene encoding glucan endo-1,3-beta-glucosidase 14 produces MKNLRSFGRCFVLLLVLFVHKGYVTAKAFTGTYGINYGRIANNIPTPNEVVRLLKAAKIKNVRIYDADHTVLEAFRGSGLDLVIGLPNEFVKDMSSNADHALTWVTDNVKAYISNTHIVGIAVGNEVLGGSDLDLQNALYGAVKNIYNATQKLQLDKVVQITTAHSQAVFANSYPPSSCVFKEDVAQNMKKLLDLFTQMGSPFCLNAYPFLAYMGSPDQIDINYALFNPTDGVDDEKTNLHYDNMLDAQIDAAYAALEDAGFGKMEVIVTETGWASDGDENEGAATPENARTYNYNLRKRLAKRKGTPRRPKSMLKAYIFALFNENSKPGPTSERNFGLYKPDGTIAYDIGFPALKSSSSVSSRLSFKVFGAQTWHWSYISVLTACASSSFLFLRS; encoded by the exons GGTATGTAACGGCTAAAGCTTTCACAGGGACTTACGGTATAAATTACGGAAGAATCGCAAATAATATCCCAACTCCTAACGAAGTTGTTAGGCTTCTTAAAGCTGCCAAGATAAAAAACGTACGTATATACGATGCCGATCACACTGTTCTTGAAGCATTTCGTGGTAGCGGTCTCGATCTGGTGATCGGTCTTCCTAACGAATTCGTTAAAGATATGAGTAGTAACGCTGATCACGCCCTCACATGGGTTACAGATAACGTGAAAGCGTATATCTCAAACACACATATTGTCGGAATCGCAGTCGGAAATGAAGTTCTTGGAGGCAGTGATTTAGATCTCCAGAATGCGTTATACGGTGCGGTTAAAAACATTTACAACGCAACGCAAAAACTTCAGTTAGATAAAGTAGTTCAGATAACAACCGCGCATTCACAGGCGGTTTTCGCTAATTCATACCCGCCATCATCGTGTGTGTTCAAAGAAGACGTTGCGCAAAACATGAAGAAGCTTCTAGACTTATTTACGCAAATGGGGTCGCCGTTTTGTTTAAACGCGTATCCGTTTTTGGCGTACATGGGTAGTCCAGATCAGATCGATATAAATTACGCGCTATTTAACCCAACCGATGGCGTAGACGATGAAAAAACGAATCTGCATTATGACAACATGCTTGATGCTCAGATCGATGCTGCGTATGCCGCACTTGAAGATGCGGGATTTGGTAAAATGGAAGTTATTGTGACGGAAACGGGTTGGGCTTCGGATGGAGATGAAAACGAAGGTGCTGCGACACCTGAAAACGCGAGAACGTATAATTATAATCTGCGTAAACGACTTGCTAAAAGGAAGGGGACTCCAAGAAGACCGAAGTCTATGTTGAAGGCGTATATATTTGCTTTGTTTAATGAGAATTCAAAGCCGGGCCCTACTTCTGAACGGAACTTTGGTCTGTATAAACCTGATGGGACGATTGCGTATGATATAGGTTTTCCAGCTTTGAAGTCTTCATCTTCGGTTTCATCTCGTCTATCGTTTAAG GTATTTGGAGCACAAACATGGCATTGGTCCTATATCTCAGTCTTAACCGCATGTGCATCATCCTCATTTCTGTTTCTAAGATCATAA